Proteins found in one Pontibacter sp. SGAir0037 genomic segment:
- a CDS encoding Lrp/AsnC ligand binding domain-containing protein translates to MVHEIDKLDKQILKLLMQDVTRAYTDIAKELNVSGGTIHVRMKKLNDLGVVKGAQLLVNPSAVGYDICAFIGVYLDKGSDYKATVEQMRQIPEIVELHYTTGSYSMFVKIICRDTKHLREILNERIQAIEGVQRTETLISLDESISRQITI, encoded by the coding sequence ATGGTTCACGAAATTGACAAGCTGGACAAACAGATCCTAAAGCTGCTGATGCAAGATGTTACACGTGCTTACACCGACATCGCAAAGGAGTTAAACGTATCGGGTGGCACTATACACGTTCGTATGAAAAAGCTGAACGACCTGGGTGTAGTAAAAGGAGCACAATTGCTCGTGAACCCAAGTGCTGTAGGCTACGATATTTGCGCATTTATTGGCGTATATCTTGATAAGGGCTCCGACTATAAAGCTACAGTAGAACAAATGCGCCAGATACCGGAGATTGTAGAGCTGCACTATACCACCGGCTCTTACAGCATGTTCGTAAAAATCATCTGCCGCGACACCAAACATCTTCGTGAAATATTAAACGAAAGAATACAAGCCATAGAAGGTGTACAGCGCACCGAAACTCTAATTTCGCTGGACGAAAGCATCTCACGGCAGATTACGATCTAA
- a CDS encoding pyridoxal phosphate-dependent aminotransferase yields the protein MSVSKMAQNLIGSEIIRIAGEVNSMIARGEQICNLTIGDFDPSIYPIPEGLSEEITKAYAQNQTNYPPANGVAALRQSVAVFTKKALGLEYPENDILVAGGSRPLIYATYLAIVDPGDKVVFPTPSWNNNHYCYLSGATPVMIETKPENNFMPTAADVAPHLKGATMLALCSPLNPTGTMFAKNDLEAICDLVLEENAGRSEGEKPLYILYDQIYWMLTFGGAQHFDPVSLRPELKKYVVYIDGISKSFAATGVRVGYAYGPTTVLDKMKSILGHVGAWAPKAEQVATARFLKEEEQLSSFLGGFKGKVQQSLDALYNAFQELKQEGYPVDAIEPMGAIYLSAKLDLAGKTTPAGEVLRTSKDITFYLLSEAKLAVVPFSAFGSGADLNWFRLSVGGASLEAIKSSLGRLREALQKLQ from the coding sequence ATGAGTGTTTCTAAAATGGCTCAAAATCTGATCGGCTCCGAAATTATCCGGATTGCCGGTGAGGTGAACAGCATGATAGCCCGTGGAGAGCAAATCTGCAACCTCACCATTGGTGATTTTGATCCTTCTATATACCCTATACCAGAAGGGTTAAGCGAGGAGATCACCAAAGCTTATGCGCAGAACCAGACAAATTACCCGCCTGCAAACGGTGTGGCTGCCTTAAGGCAATCGGTGGCCGTTTTTACAAAGAAAGCACTGGGGCTGGAGTATCCGGAAAACGATATTCTGGTGGCCGGTGGCTCGCGCCCTCTTATCTATGCCACTTACCTGGCTATAGTAGATCCGGGCGACAAAGTGGTTTTCCCGACACCATCCTGGAACAATAACCACTACTGCTATTTATCCGGTGCAACTCCTGTAATGATTGAAACAAAGCCGGAGAACAACTTTATGCCTACTGCCGCCGATGTGGCTCCGCATTTGAAAGGTGCTACCATGCTGGCACTTTGCTCTCCGCTAAACCCGACAGGTACAATGTTTGCCAAAAATGATCTGGAGGCTATATGCGACCTGGTACTGGAGGAGAACGCCGGCAGATCAGAAGGTGAAAAGCCGCTTTACATACTCTACGATCAGATTTACTGGATGCTGACCTTTGGCGGTGCCCAACATTTCGACCCGGTGAGCCTTCGCCCTGAACTGAAAAAGTATGTGGTATATATTGATGGGATATCGAAAAGCTTTGCAGCTACAGGTGTGCGTGTAGGCTATGCATACGGACCAACTACCGTGCTGGATAAAATGAAGTCTATCTTAGGACACGTAGGAGCCTGGGCACCTAAAGCAGAACAAGTGGCTACGGCCAGATTTCTGAAAGAGGAGGAGCAACTGAGCTCGTTCCTGGGTGGGTTCAAAGGGAAGGTGCAGCAGAGCCTGGATGCATTGTACAATGCTTTTCAGGAGCTGAAGCAGGAAGGTTATCCTGTAGATGCCATAGAGCCAATGGGTGCTATTTATTTGTCTGCCAAGTTAGATCTGGCTGGCAAGACTACTCCAGCAGGCGAAGTATTGCGCACCAGCAAAGACATTACATTTTACCTGCTGTCAGAAGCTAAGCTGGCCGTAGTTCCTTTCTCTGCTTTCGGATCCGGTGCAGATTTGAACTGGTTCAGGCTATCGGTAGGCGGGGCATCTTTAGAAGCCATAAAAAGTTCGCTGGGAAGGCTGCGTGAGGCATTGCAGAAACTACAGTAG
- a CDS encoding STM3941 family protein, producing MLNTEIQLYPSPRKTLLLIGSSALLVALCIYLLNYSVYVSVLFAWLGILVCSLGVIIGLLRLLEHKPQMIINKLGIYDRTLYEGLIHWDVIQKALPLQKQSKEVVKLVLLSTNSAGEAVKASPGSIDEAQEINLALEGLNIQAEILTQFIQEVVAHVPGTRKDAAQAALPALQEQIKLKRVLKHS from the coding sequence ATGCTTAATACTGAAATACAACTATACCCTTCGCCCCGCAAAACGCTTTTGCTGATTGGCAGTTCCGCTTTATTGGTTGCTTTATGTATATACCTGCTTAATTACAGTGTATATGTATCTGTGCTGTTTGCTTGGCTGGGTATATTGGTTTGTAGCTTAGGTGTTATTATAGGTTTGCTTAGGTTGCTGGAGCATAAGCCGCAGATGATTATAAACAAGTTGGGGATATACGACCGAACATTATATGAAGGCCTTATACATTGGGATGTTATACAGAAAGCTTTGCCGTTGCAGAAGCAGAGCAAGGAAGTTGTAAAGCTGGTTTTGCTGAGCACAAATAGTGCTGGAGAAGCTGTGAAAGCTTCTCCAGGTAGTATTGACGAAGCTCAGGAGATTAACCTTGCACTGGAAGGGCTAAATATTCAAGCAGAAATATTAACACAATTCATTCAGGAAGTAGTAGCACACGTGCCAGGAACAAGAAAAGATGCGGCCCAGGCTGCTCTGCCAGCTCTTCAGGAGCAAATAAAGTTAAAAAGGGTGCTGAAGCATTCCTAA
- a CDS encoding DinB family protein, protein MKTLDQLTETVKKQHDTVMAAFAPQDLAVLNYKPAPESWSILECLEHLNRYSRYYNPALAKAIAKNSGGNYLPTISYSWFGKKSLEMVQPMSSKKHKTVKHMNPNNSQLGHGTVEEFRQHQEKLLNLLQSAKAANINKKAIPVEFFKLLKLRIGETLEFVVTHQERHLQQALRVKAHQAKQVILT, encoded by the coding sequence ATGAAAACACTGGATCAGCTCACCGAAACCGTAAAAAAGCAGCACGACACCGTAATGGCAGCATTTGCGCCACAAGACCTGGCTGTGTTAAACTACAAGCCTGCCCCTGAGAGCTGGAGCATATTGGAATGCCTGGAGCATCTAAACCGCTATAGCCGCTATTATAATCCTGCTTTAGCAAAAGCTATTGCCAAAAATTCAGGCGGGAATTACCTGCCAACGATCAGTTATAGCTGGTTCGGGAAAAAATCGCTGGAGATGGTGCAGCCTATGAGCAGCAAGAAGCACAAAACCGTAAAGCACATGAACCCGAACAACAGCCAGCTCGGCCATGGTACTGTGGAAGAATTCAGACAGCACCAGGAGAAGCTACTGAACTTGCTACAGAGCGCTAAAGCTGCAAACATCAATAAAAAAGCTATTCCGGTCGAATTTTTTAAACTGCTGAAGCTGCGCATTGGAGAAACGCTGGAATTTGTTGTTACACACCAGGAACGGCATCTGCAGCAGGCATTACGTGTTAAGGCACATCAGGCCAAGCAGGTGATTTTAACTTAG
- a CDS encoding thioredoxin-like domain-containing protein: protein MLTGRVNAPELTTAHGWLNTAQEWSIKDLRGKIVLLDFWTFGCINCQHIVPDLKQLEEEFADILVVIGVHSAKFDNEKHSEAILQAIQKFGIEHPVVNDADFELWNQYGIRAWPTIVLIDPNGKVIGQHAGEGVYNTVKPHILKLQEEFKEDLNRTPIQLQATKAAASALYFPSKLASDTEGNLYLSDSGHNRILKLTQEGQVLEVIGSGKQGFSDGDYTEASFYEPHGLVVHENLLYIADAKNNAIRKVNLEQKQVLTVAGTGELSYYFDADALAEPVNPNSPWDLLLLENSMYIANAGNHQILRMDLSTEKVYRFAGNGREALADGPLLEAAFNQPSGLANNGHVLFVADAEASAIRTVNTKTGMVLTPLGVGLFDFGDADGHVDDALLQHCVGVEVIDSNVYIADTYNGKVKVLDLEQQRVRTLADDFHEPNDVLFLNGQLWVTSTNSHQLFRIDLTTGEKEEVNVQL from the coding sequence ATGCTAACCGGACGAGTAAATGCCCCTGAACTTACAACTGCCCATGGCTGGCTGAATACTGCGCAGGAATGGTCGATAAAAGATTTGAGAGGCAAAATTGTGCTGCTCGATTTCTGGACATTTGGTTGTATAAATTGTCAGCACATTGTGCCCGACCTGAAACAACTGGAAGAGGAGTTTGCCGATATCCTGGTAGTAATTGGGGTACATTCCGCCAAATTTGATAACGAGAAACACAGCGAAGCTATCTTACAGGCTATTCAGAAGTTTGGGATAGAACACCCGGTTGTAAACGATGCCGACTTTGAACTCTGGAACCAGTACGGCATACGTGCCTGGCCTACCATTGTACTAATAGATCCGAATGGCAAAGTGATCGGGCAACACGCCGGCGAAGGAGTATACAACACAGTAAAACCACACATCCTCAAGCTGCAGGAAGAATTTAAAGAGGACCTGAACCGAACTCCCATCCAGCTTCAAGCAACAAAGGCAGCAGCATCAGCTTTGTACTTTCCATCCAAATTAGCCAGCGATACCGAAGGTAATCTGTACCTCTCCGATAGCGGCCATAACCGCATATTAAAACTAACCCAGGAGGGACAGGTGCTGGAGGTAATCGGCAGCGGTAAGCAAGGCTTCTCAGACGGCGACTATACCGAAGCCAGCTTTTACGAGCCGCACGGACTGGTTGTACACGAGAACCTACTTTATATTGCCGATGCCAAGAATAACGCCATTCGCAAAGTAAATCTGGAGCAAAAGCAGGTGCTTACAGTAGCTGGAACAGGTGAGTTAAGTTACTATTTTGATGCTGATGCTCTTGCTGAACCTGTAAACCCGAACAGTCCCTGGGACCTGCTCCTCCTGGAGAACAGCATGTATATTGCCAATGCCGGCAATCACCAGATTCTGCGTATGGACCTTAGCACAGAAAAAGTATATCGCTTTGCAGGTAACGGGCGGGAGGCACTCGCAGACGGACCTTTATTAGAAGCAGCCTTCAATCAGCCTAGCGGACTGGCCAATAACGGGCATGTACTGTTTGTAGCCGATGCCGAGGCAAGTGCCATTCGCACTGTAAATACTAAAACCGGCATGGTGCTTACTCCTCTTGGTGTAGGGCTTTTTGATTTCGGTGATGCAGACGGACATGTAGACGATGCGCTGCTGCAGCATTGTGTCGGGGTAGAAGTAATTGACAGCAATGTATACATCGCCGACACTTATAACGGTAAGGTTAAGGTACTCGACCTGGAGCAGCAACGGGTACGCACATTGGCAGACGACTTCCATGAGCCTAATGATGTGCTTTTCCTGAACGGGCAGCTATGGGTAACCAGCACCAACAGCCATCAACTGTTCCGCATTGATTTAACTACAGGCGAGAAAGAGGAGGTAAACGTGCAGCTATAG
- a CDS encoding acylphosphatase, which yields MNTSRKHIAIRVYGKVHGVFFRASTRDKAKELGVTGFVQNEPDGTVYLEAEGEAAALKQLEQWTHEGPGRARVEKVEVQELEQIADFREFEVRR from the coding sequence ATGAACACAAGCAGAAAACATATTGCCATTCGGGTTTACGGCAAAGTACATGGTGTTTTCTTCCGGGCCAGCACCAGAGACAAAGCAAAAGAACTTGGAGTAACAGGCTTCGTGCAGAATGAGCCTGACGGAACGGTATACCTGGAAGCAGAGGGAGAGGCAGCAGCATTAAAGCAGCTTGAACAGTGGACGCATGAAGGCCCGGGCAGAGCAAGAGTAGAAAAAGTAGAAGTGCAAGAGTTGGAGCAGATAGCAGATTTTAGAGAGTTTGAGGTGAGGAGGTAG
- a CDS encoding DUF4407 domain-containing protein → MTKFFWWCAGADDTILEKCSKSEHVKYAGIGATVLFTGLLAGISGAYALYTVFDSALMAIAFGILWGAVIFNLDRFIVSTLRKEGRFWKELLMVMPRLLLALVLAVVISKPLELKIFDKEIQAILKEKQAQLAIDHKALVSRQFSEVDSIKGEIAGIRQEVEEKVQERNKLYDLLAAEADGTGGTGKVGKGPIYQEKKLQYDKIDEELKLLQAGAQERILQREARIADLMKNQDKVVAEGQESFENYDGLMARIDALDQLPWLPVFFITLLFICLETAPIFTKLISNKGPYDDILKGVEHERTTQEMQRVTERQKQYDTRQAVAEAKFAARAEHEINAKKEEEKLKSDTHLEVVRESAAVWKERKLADINRSPNTAADVLNDGEENGYYKW, encoded by the coding sequence ATGACAAAATTCTTTTGGTGGTGTGCCGGTGCAGACGACACAATCCTTGAAAAATGCTCTAAGTCGGAGCATGTAAAATATGCAGGTATAGGTGCTACGGTGCTCTTTACTGGCTTACTGGCTGGTATTTCAGGAGCCTATGCCCTGTATACTGTGTTCGACTCGGCACTAATGGCCATTGCCTTCGGTATACTCTGGGGCGCTGTCATTTTTAACCTCGACCGCTTTATAGTCTCCACGCTTCGGAAAGAGGGCAGGTTCTGGAAAGAGCTGCTCATGGTAATGCCCCGCCTTTTGCTGGCTTTAGTGCTGGCTGTTGTTATTTCTAAACCGCTGGAGCTGAAAATCTTCGATAAAGAAATACAAGCCATCCTGAAAGAAAAGCAGGCGCAATTGGCCATCGATCATAAAGCATTGGTAAGTAGGCAATTCTCTGAGGTGGATTCTATCAAAGGCGAGATAGCAGGTATACGCCAGGAGGTAGAGGAAAAGGTGCAGGAACGTAACAAGTTATATGATTTGCTGGCTGCAGAAGCCGATGGAACCGGGGGAACAGGTAAAGTGGGAAAAGGACCTATTTACCAGGAAAAAAAGCTGCAGTATGATAAGATTGATGAAGAGCTGAAGCTGTTGCAGGCAGGGGCACAGGAGCGTATCCTGCAGCGGGAAGCGCGAATCGCTGACCTGATGAAGAATCAGGATAAAGTGGTGGCAGAGGGGCAGGAAAGCTTTGAAAACTACGATGGCCTGATGGCCCGGATAGATGCTTTAGATCAGTTGCCCTGGTTGCCCGTGTTTTTTATTACGCTTCTGTTTATCTGCCTGGAAACGGCACCAATCTTTACAAAGCTTATTTCGAACAAAGGCCCGTACGATGATATACTGAAGGGGGTAGAGCACGAACGTACTACCCAGGAGATGCAGCGTGTAACAGAGCGGCAGAAGCAGTACGATACACGGCAGGCAGTGGCGGAGGCGAAGTTTGCAGCACGAGCCGAGCATGAAATTAATGCGAAGAAAGAAGAAGAAAAACTTAAGTCGGATACACACCTGGAAGTGGTGCGCGAGTCAGCTGCTGTCTGGAAAGAACGTAAACTAGCCGATATCAACCGCAGCCCCAACACCGCAGCCGATGTGCTGAACGATGGCGAGGAGAACGGGTACTATAAGTGGTAG
- a CDS encoding Crp/Fnr family transcriptional regulator, translated as MLHTLLQQISYFTPEDIAAFLPLWKKQVHLNRYDYLIRQGQVEQGLYFVASGALRIYYPTQEEDICVGFGYPNTLIVSFPSFVDNKPSAYYIQALKKSELLGINKADFVQLMAERPNVKAFWYRELERALVGKIEREVDLLLPEPEKRLERVMQRSPHLFQHIPKKYIASYLRMSPETLSRLR; from the coding sequence ATGCTCCACACCCTCCTCCAGCAAATTTCATACTTCACTCCTGAAGACATAGCAGCTTTTCTGCCGCTATGGAAGAAGCAGGTGCACCTTAACCGGTATGATTACCTGATTCGGCAGGGACAGGTAGAGCAGGGTTTATACTTTGTAGCCAGTGGTGCACTTCGTATTTATTACCCTACCCAGGAAGAAGATATTTGTGTTGGGTTTGGATATCCTAATACTTTAATCGTCTCCTTCCCCTCCTTTGTCGATAATAAACCCTCTGCTTATTATATACAGGCGTTAAAGAAAAGCGAGCTGCTGGGGATTAACAAAGCGGATTTTGTGCAGCTGATGGCAGAACGGCCAAACGTAAAAGCTTTCTGGTATCGGGAGCTGGAGAGGGCACTGGTAGGGAAAATTGAGCGGGAGGTAGACCTGTTGCTGCCTGAGCCTGAAAAACGGCTGGAGCGTGTGATGCAACGTAGCCCGCACCTTTTTCAACACATTCCTAAAAAGTATATTGCCTCGTATCTGCGCATGTCTCCTGAAACGCTTAGCCGCCTCAGATAG